A window from Dioscorea cayenensis subsp. rotundata cultivar TDr96_F1 unplaced genomic scaffold, TDr96_F1_v2_PseudoChromosome.rev07_lg8_w22 25.fasta BLBR01000807.1, whole genome shotgun sequence encodes these proteins:
- the LOC120255052 gene encoding protein ALTERED XYLOGLUCAN 4-like, whose translation MILKHPSNVGAFKEDCDYSKGKWVWDTERNIYNSSEWICPTRPTGYNCEMNGKDLEYLNWRWKPDGCELPKFEPYSFLNIIRGKTLAFVGDSLSLNQLNSLLCLVSQVEKPIEILDEMIEGKFFTWSFPLHDTKLNFVWSRFLVEAKQIVEKGEPIDVYEVQLDKINTMFANLLPKFHYIVISSGNWWFSKKIYLYEGGKLIGCINCKDEKKLTKHETKFGLQKAFKTVFQYISKCEECKELFTLLRTYSPSHFEKGSWFDGGYCRRSHPLENEENAKQKLRSQWKNL comes from the exons ATGATACTGAAACATCCTTCAAATG TGGGTGCATTTAAAGAGGATTGTGATTATTCAAAAGGAAAATGGGTATGGGATACAGAAAGGAACATATACAACTCTAGTGAGTGGATTTGCCCCACAAGGCCAACAGGATACAACTGTGAAATGAATGGGAAGGACCTTGAATATTTGAATTGGAGATGGAAACCAGATGGTTGTGAGCTTCCTAAGTTTGAACCTTATAGCTTTCTTAACATCATCAGAGGAAAGACACTTGCCTTTGTTGGAGACTCTCTTTCCTTGAATCAACTGAATTCACTCCTTTGTCTTGTATCTCAG GTGGAGAAACCAATAGAAATATTGGATGAAATGATAGAGGGAAAATTCTTCACATGGTCCTTCCCACTCCATGATACAAAACTTAATTTTGTATGGTCAAGATTCCTTGTGGAAGCAAAACAAATAGTAGAAAAAGGAGAGCCAATAGATGTATATGAAGTGCAACTAGATAAGATCAACACAATGTTTGCAAACCTACTTCCCAAGTTCCATTACATTGTAATATCAAGTGGCAATTGGTGGTTCTCCAAAAAGATATACTTGTATGAAGGTGGCAAACTCATAGGGTGCATAAACTGTAAAGATGagaaaaaactaacaaaacatGAGACAAAGTTTGGATTGCAGAAGGCATTCAAAACAGTGTTCCAATACATAAGCAAGTGTGAAGAGTGCAAGGAGTTGTTCACTTTGTTGAGGACTTACTCACCTTCACACTTTGAGAAGGGTTCATGGTTTGATGGAGGGTATTGCAGAAGGAGTCATCCTTTGGAGAATGAGGAGAATGCTAAACAAAAGTTGAGGTCTCAATGGAAAAACTTGTGA